The Thermococcus thermotolerans genome contains a region encoding:
- a CDS encoding ATP-dependent helicase: MRGERIRYAEREYTDEEIFGILSEPVREWFRRKFGTFTPPQRYAVIEIHKGENVLISSPTGSGKTLSAFLAAINELILLGKAGKLEDKIYVLYVSPLRALNNDIKRNLEGPLAEIKEVAKELGYEIPDIRVGIRTSDTSSYEKSKMVKRPPHILITTPESLAIALNAPKFRERLKTVKYLIIDEVHALAENKRGTHLALSVERLAHWSENEFVRIGLSATIHPLEEVAKFVFGFDDDGKPRPGLIVDVSFAKETKIWVESVVDDLVYTDAGTLSNALYRRLAELIREHMTTLIFTNTRSGAERVAYNLKKRYPEFEGLIEAHHSSLSREVRLDVEEKLKKGELKAVVTSTSLELGIDIGTIDLVILIGSPKSVNRALQRIGRAGHRLHDVSKGVILALDRDDLVEVTVLAHNARNRRLDRIRIPKNPLDVLVQHLLGMALNQVWDVEEAYKLVRRAYPYRDLPFEDFMSVLRYLAGEYAGLEERKVYAKIWLEDGRFGRRGKMTRAIYYMNVGTIPDEAKIRVYTMDKQMIGTVEEEFAERLMPGDIFVLAGRTYEFVKSRGNKIYVIPREGAKPTIPAWFSEMLPLSFDLAMDVQRFRKEVAGLVDNKRAKSLLMRKYGIDERAAKAILTYFREQARYSTVPDDETVLVEEVLGDKRNRYFFHTLIGRRANDALSRAFAYLVSKKKRTNVGVAINDNGFALLLPPDKRLSEEEIMALFEIEDLREVLRRALDNTELLKRRFRHVANRGLLILRRYIGRSKRLGRQQVMAVALLKVLKENHPDFPLLKEVYREIMEDKMDVEAAELFLRWVREGRIKVVVEHNELPSPFAFNLEVIGSSDVVLMEDRREMIKQLHRKIMAMIEASGQ, translated from the coding sequence ATGCGCGGGGAAAGGATACGCTACGCCGAGAGGGAATACACTGATGAGGAAATATTTGGGATACTCAGCGAGCCGGTTAGGGAGTGGTTTAGGCGGAAGTTTGGAACATTCACACCGCCACAGCGCTACGCGGTCATCGAAATCCACAAGGGAGAGAACGTGCTCATCTCATCTCCAACCGGTTCCGGGAAGACCCTTTCGGCTTTTCTCGCGGCCATAAACGAGCTTATCCTCCTCGGCAAGGCCGGGAAGCTTGAGGATAAAATCTACGTGCTCTATGTCTCCCCGCTGAGGGCTTTGAACAACGACATTAAGCGCAACTTGGAGGGGCCCTTGGCCGAGATAAAGGAGGTGGCAAAGGAGCTCGGCTACGAGATTCCGGACATAAGGGTTGGCATAAGAACGAGCGATACCTCAAGCTACGAGAAGAGCAAGATGGTGAAGAGGCCGCCGCACATACTTATAACCACACCCGAAAGTCTTGCCATAGCCCTGAATGCCCCCAAGTTCCGCGAGAGGCTTAAGACGGTCAAATACCTCATCATAGACGAGGTTCACGCTTTAGCTGAAAACAAGCGCGGCACTCACCTCGCGCTCAGCGTCGAGAGGCTCGCCCATTGGTCCGAGAACGAATTCGTGAGGATAGGCCTGAGCGCGACAATTCATCCGCTTGAGGAGGTCGCCAAATTCGTCTTCGGCTTCGATGACGATGGGAAGCCGAGACCGGGCCTGATAGTTGACGTTAGCTTCGCCAAGGAGACTAAGATATGGGTCGAGAGCGTGGTTGACGACCTTGTTTATACCGATGCTGGAACGCTTAGCAACGCCCTGTACCGCCGTCTGGCGGAGCTCATCAGGGAGCACATGACAACGCTGATCTTCACCAACACGAGGAGCGGTGCCGAGAGGGTCGCATACAACCTGAAAAAGCGCTATCCGGAGTTCGAGGGTCTTATAGAGGCGCACCATTCAAGCCTCTCGCGGGAAGTTCGGTTAGACGTTGAGGAGAAGCTCAAGAAGGGCGAGCTTAAAGCGGTTGTCACCTCGACGAGCCTTGAGCTTGGGATTGACATTGGGACAATTGATTTGGTCATTCTTATCGGTTCGCCGAAGAGCGTTAACAGGGCCCTGCAGCGCATTGGAAGGGCCGGCCACAGGCTCCACGACGTCAGCAAAGGAGTAATCCTCGCCCTCGACCGCGACGACCTCGTGGAGGTTACGGTCTTAGCGCACAACGCGAGGAACAGAAGGCTCGACCGGATAAGGATACCGAAGAACCCCCTCGATGTCCTCGTCCAGCACCTCCTCGGGATGGCGCTCAACCAGGTGTGGGATGTGGAGGAGGCGTACAAACTTGTGAGGCGCGCCTATCCGTACAGGGACCTGCCCTTTGAAGACTTCATGAGCGTGCTGAGGTATCTCGCCGGGGAGTACGCTGGTCTGGAGGAGAGGAAGGTCTACGCGAAGATATGGCTTGAGGACGGCCGCTTCGGAAGGCGCGGCAAGATGACGAGGGCGATCTACTATATGAACGTCGGCACGATACCTGACGAAGCAAAGATACGGGTCTACACCATGGACAAGCAGATGATCGGAACGGTTGAGGAAGAGTTTGCCGAAAGGCTGATGCCCGGCGACATCTTCGTCTTGGCGGGGAGAACCTACGAGTTCGTCAAGAGCAGGGGCAACAAGATTTACGTGATTCCCCGCGAGGGGGCGAAGCCGACCATTCCAGCATGGTTCTCGGAGATGCTTCCGCTCAGCTTCGACCTTGCTATGGATGTCCAGCGCTTTAGAAAGGAGGTCGCCGGCCTCGTGGACAACAAGCGAGCCAAGAGCCTGCTCATGAGGAAGTACGGCATAGATGAGAGGGCCGCCAAGGCGATTTTGACTTATTTCCGCGAGCAGGCGAGGTATTCAACGGTTCCGGACGACGAGACTGTTCTCGTCGAGGAAGTCCTCGGGGATAAGAGGAACCGCTACTTTTTCCACACCCTCATCGGAAGGCGCGCAAACGACGCCCTGAGCAGGGCTTTTGCATATCTCGTGAGCAAGAAAAAGAGGACCAATGTCGGTGTCGCCATAAACGACAACGGCTTCGCCCTGCTCCTTCCCCCTGATAAGAGGTTGAGCGAAGAGGAGATAATGGCCCTGTTTGAAATCGAAGACCTCCGCGAGGTTCTTAGGAGGGCCCTTGACAACACGGAGCTCCTCAAGAGGCGCTTCAGGCACGTCGCCAACCGCGGGCTGCTGATCCTCAGGAGATACATTGGAAGGAGCAAGCGCCTCGGAAGGCAACAGGTCATGGCCGTTGCGCTCCTCAAAGTGCTCAAGGAGAACCACCCTGACTTTCCGCTTCTCAAGGAGGTCTACCGTGAGATAATGGAGGACAAGATGGACGTTGAGGCTGCCGAACTCTTCCTCCGCTGGGTCAGGGAGGGAAGGATAAAGGTGGTGGTCGAGCACAACGAACTCCCAAGTCCATTCGCATTCAACCTTGAAGTGATAGGCTCAAGCGACGTGGTCCTCATGGAGGACAGAAGGGAGATGATAAAACAGCTCCACAGAAAGATAATGGCGATGATAGAAGCGTCAGGGCAGTGA
- the ribD gene encoding bifunctional diaminohydroxyphosphoribosylaminopyrimidine deaminase/5-amino-6-(5-phosphoribosylamino)uracil reductase RibD, which produces MSMEDEGFMWLALELARKGEGWVNPNPMVGAVIVKNGDIIGVGWHQRFGEKHAEVVAIEDAKQKGHDVRGATMYVTLEPCSHWGKQPPCADRIIEEGFKRVVVAMEDPNPIVTGRGIEKMRKAGIEVEVGVLEEEARKLNEIFIKYITTGTPFVSIKLALTLDGFIATENGSSQWITGEKARLKVQELRRRHMAIMVGSGTVLADDPRLNCRLENCPEKVKVIPDRSGRVAEAIKAGRRFKLFEDGRAIFFTERPELFEGIAEAYPITEPAEILRKLGELGIDSVLIEGGRIACEFLAFADKFYLFYGSKLFGNGIKPFECLKVENANDAPMLEIESLERLGESFLVTAYPGDGDVQRNR; this is translated from the coding sequence ATGAGCATGGAAGACGAGGGGTTCATGTGGCTCGCGCTCGAGCTCGCGAGGAAAGGCGAGGGCTGGGTCAATCCTAACCCGATGGTCGGGGCTGTCATAGTAAAGAACGGGGATATAATCGGCGTTGGCTGGCATCAGCGCTTCGGCGAGAAGCACGCAGAGGTTGTGGCTATAGAGGACGCTAAGCAGAAAGGCCACGACGTTAGGGGCGCTACGATGTACGTAACGCTCGAACCCTGCTCCCACTGGGGGAAGCAGCCACCCTGCGCCGACAGGATAATAGAGGAGGGGTTCAAGCGCGTTGTAGTGGCGATGGAAGACCCTAACCCCATCGTGACCGGCAGGGGAATCGAGAAGATGAGGAAAGCGGGCATAGAGGTCGAGGTAGGCGTTCTGGAGGAGGAGGCGAGGAAGCTCAACGAGATTTTCATCAAGTACATAACCACCGGAACCCCCTTCGTCTCGATAAAGCTCGCCCTGACCTTAGACGGCTTCATCGCGACCGAAAACGGCTCTTCACAGTGGATTACCGGAGAAAAGGCGAGGCTGAAGGTCCAGGAGCTCAGGAGGAGGCACATGGCTATAATGGTCGGCTCCGGAACGGTTCTAGCAGACGACCCAAGGCTCAACTGCCGGCTTGAAAACTGCCCGGAGAAGGTGAAGGTAATCCCCGACCGCTCCGGAAGGGTTGCGGAAGCAATTAAGGCGGGAAGGAGGTTCAAACTCTTCGAGGACGGGAGGGCGATATTCTTCACCGAGAGGCCGGAACTCTTCGAAGGCATAGCGGAGGCCTACCCAATAACGGAACCTGCAGAAATCCTGAGGAAACTCGGCGAGCTGGGGATAGACAGCGTTCTAATCGAGGGTGGAAGGATAGCGTGCGAGTTCTTAGCTTTTGCGGATAAGTTCTACCTCTTCTACGGGTCGAAGCTCTTCGGCAACGGAATCAAGCCCTTCGAGTGCCTGAAGGTCGAGAACGCCAACGACGCTCCCATGCTCGAGATAGAATCGCTGGAGAGGCTCGGCGAGAGCTTCCTCGTGACGGCTTACCCCGGTGATGGAGATGTTCAGCGGAATCGTTGA
- the ribH gene encoding 6,7-dimethyl-8-ribityllumazine synthase — translation MEVKTIEGAFIGKGLRIGIVVARFNDLLTEELLKGALDCFERHGVERVDVVKVPGSFEIPLAAKKLIESGRYDAVLALGAVVRGETKHFDLVANEVAKGVAKVSLNSGVPVIFGVITVEDELQGFNRAGVKSNKGFEYAMATLEMANLMKELSGGD, via the coding sequence ATGGAGGTAAAAACAATCGAAGGGGCCTTTATAGGAAAGGGCCTGAGGATTGGCATCGTCGTTGCCCGCTTCAACGACCTCCTCACCGAAGAGCTCCTTAAGGGAGCACTCGACTGCTTCGAGAGGCACGGCGTGGAGAGGGTAGACGTCGTGAAGGTCCCGGGTTCCTTTGAGATACCGCTCGCCGCCAAAAAGCTCATTGAGAGTGGGAGGTACGATGCGGTCCTTGCCCTCGGCGCCGTCGTGAGGGGGGAAACCAAACACTTCGACCTCGTCGCGAACGAGGTTGCCAAAGGCGTTGCCAAGGTCTCCCTCAACAGCGGCGTTCCCGTAATCTTCGGTGTGATAACGGTCGAGGACGAGCTCCAGGGCTTCAACAGGGCGGGTGTGAAGAGCAACAAGGGCTTCGAGTACGCGATGGCAACGCTCGAGATGGCGAACCTCATGAAAGAACTCAGCGGCGGGGACTAA
- a CDS encoding RAD55 family ATPase, with protein sequence MYSKRISTGIPGLDVMLRGGLIPGRTYLVKGAPGTGKTTLAMHFAMAGIANGENVLYVTLEEPAENLRADMAKMGFRINDSRFTLIDATPTSERYVLVEDFFESFAGSMEKMTAAIKEQLRERHYTRIILDPITMLKLTSSKEMEYRKAFLSFVKSMARMGATVLMTSELQKTDIEEYLVSGVIELRMFDIQGTLYRGLKILKFRGSGFDHSMRPYEITSRGIVVHHDRVISLP encoded by the coding sequence ATGTACAGCAAGAGGATATCAACGGGCATCCCGGGGCTCGATGTCATGCTCAGGGGCGGATTGATACCCGGAAGGACGTACTTGGTAAAAGGTGCTCCAGGTACTGGCAAAACTACCCTCGCCATGCACTTTGCTATGGCTGGAATCGCAAACGGTGAAAACGTCCTCTACGTAACCCTCGAAGAGCCCGCCGAGAACCTGAGGGCTGATATGGCGAAGATGGGCTTTAGAATCAACGACAGCAGGTTTACCCTGATAGACGCCACCCCCACATCGGAGAGATACGTTCTTGTCGAGGACTTCTTTGAGTCCTTTGCTGGAAGCATGGAGAAAATGACCGCCGCAATAAAGGAGCAGCTGAGGGAAAGACATTACACCAGGATCATACTTGACCCAATAACAATGCTTAAGCTGACCTCCTCAAAGGAGATGGAATACCGAAAAGCCTTTCTGAGCTTTGTGAAGAGCATGGCCCGGATGGGTGCAACGGTTCTCATGACGTCCGAACTGCAGAAGACCGACATCGAGGAGTACCTTGTGAGCGGGGTCATAGAATTGAGGATGTTTGACATCCAGGGGACGCTATACCGCGGGCTGAAGATACTGAAGTTCAGGGGAAGTGGCTTCGACCACAGTATGCGCCCGTACGAGATAACCAGCAGGGGGATAGTCGTCCACCACGACCGCGTCATTTCACTGCCCTGA
- a CDS encoding prolyl oligopeptidase family serine peptidase — protein sequence MKDPYAWMENLKDERVLRLVEEENKRFREFIGELSDELFPEVWEYYSMPTLYGAKLTEKGIIAMYKERERQLIRWLGGDVIVDSKALEEELNDEVLLQGFTADGKGRFLAYSFSIGGADEGITRIIDLKTGKLIDEMKPSVWNVTFLENGYYFSRFYRHGETPDGVKAPAVRLFWKDESGERMVFGEGLGSGYFISLRKSTDGKTAMVTVTFGWNRAEIYVGPIEEPERWEKAYSAEVPAEPIDVIDGKLYVLTREGRGLGKVITVEDGEVAEIIPESEFPLEWAVIVDGKILAGRLVHASYRLEVYSLDGEKLEEAAFDLPGSAHPLDTDGKKALIRYESFTVPYRLYEFEGKLNLIEEQEVEGNFRVEEDFAVSKDGTRVHYFLVRGEKDEKKAWVFGYGGFNISLTPRFFPQVIPFIKRGGTFAMANLRGGSEYGEEWHRAGMRENKQNVFDDFIAVLEKLKGEGYRIAAWGRSNGGLLVSATLTQRPDIMDAALIGYPVIDMLRFHKLYIGSVWIPEYGNPDDPKDREFLLRYSPYHNVKPAKYPPTLLYTGLHDDRVHPAHALKFFKLLKEVGAPVYLRVETKSGHMGASPETRARELTDLLAFVIKNL from the coding sequence ATGAAAGACCCCTACGCATGGATGGAAAACCTCAAAGATGAGCGGGTTCTCAGGCTCGTTGAGGAAGAGAACAAGCGCTTTAGGGAGTTCATTGGAGAACTGAGCGACGAACTGTTTCCGGAGGTCTGGGAGTACTACTCGATGCCGACGCTCTACGGTGCGAAGCTCACCGAGAAGGGCATCATAGCGATGTACAAGGAGAGGGAGAGACAGCTTATCAGATGGCTCGGTGGCGATGTCATAGTTGACTCCAAGGCCCTTGAGGAGGAGCTTAACGACGAGGTTCTGCTACAGGGCTTCACCGCCGACGGGAAGGGAAGGTTCCTCGCCTACAGCTTCTCGATAGGCGGCGCCGACGAGGGGATAACCCGAATCATAGACCTCAAAACAGGAAAGCTCATCGATGAGATGAAGCCCTCGGTCTGGAATGTGACATTCCTTGAGAATGGCTACTACTTCTCGCGCTTCTACCGGCACGGTGAGACGCCCGACGGGGTTAAGGCTCCAGCGGTGAGGCTCTTTTGGAAGGACGAGAGCGGTGAAAGGATGGTCTTCGGTGAGGGCCTCGGCTCCGGCTACTTCATCTCGCTGAGGAAGAGCACCGATGGAAAGACTGCGATGGTAACGGTGACCTTCGGCTGGAACAGGGCGGAGATATACGTCGGGCCGATTGAGGAGCCGGAGAGGTGGGAGAAGGCCTACTCTGCAGAGGTTCCGGCGGAGCCGATTGACGTGATCGACGGAAAGCTCTACGTCCTCACGAGGGAGGGGAGGGGCCTCGGAAAGGTAATAACGGTGGAAGACGGCGAAGTTGCGGAGATTATACCTGAGAGCGAATTCCCGCTGGAGTGGGCGGTTATCGTGGACGGTAAAATACTCGCTGGCAGGCTCGTCCACGCGAGCTACCGCCTTGAGGTCTACTCCCTGGACGGTGAAAAGCTTGAGGAGGCGGCCTTCGACCTTCCGGGAAGCGCCCATCCCCTCGACACCGATGGAAAGAAAGCCCTCATAAGGTACGAGAGCTTCACAGTTCCGTACAGGCTCTACGAGTTCGAGGGGAAGCTTAATCTCATAGAGGAGCAAGAAGTTGAAGGGAACTTCAGGGTCGAGGAGGACTTTGCCGTCTCCAAAGACGGAACGAGGGTTCACTACTTCCTCGTTAGGGGTGAGAAGGACGAGAAGAAGGCGTGGGTCTTCGGCTACGGCGGCTTCAACATCTCGCTGACGCCAAGGTTCTTTCCACAGGTGATACCCTTCATAAAGCGGGGCGGAACCTTCGCCATGGCCAACCTCCGCGGCGGTTCCGAGTACGGTGAGGAGTGGCACCGGGCTGGAATGAGGGAGAACAAACAGAATGTCTTCGATGACTTCATAGCGGTTCTGGAGAAGCTCAAAGGCGAGGGTTACAGGATAGCGGCCTGGGGCAGGAGCAATGGCGGACTTCTCGTCTCAGCAACGCTCACCCAGAGGCCGGACATCATGGATGCGGCGCTGATAGGGTATCCCGTCATAGACATGCTCCGGTTCCATAAGCTATACATCGGGAGCGTCTGGATTCCCGAATACGGCAACCCCGACGACCCGAAGGACAGGGAGTTTCTCCTAAGATACAGCCCGTACCACAACGTGAAGCCGGCAAAATATCCGCCGACACTCCTCTACACCGGCCTCCACGACGACCGTGTGCATCCGGCACATGCACTCAAGTTCTTCAAACTACTGAAGGAAGTCGGTGCCCCCGTCTATCTCCGCGTGGAGACGAAGAGCGGTCACATGGGCGCTTCACCGGAAACGAGAGCGAGGGAACTGACCGACCTTCTGGCCTTTGTCATCAAGAACCTCTGA
- a CDS encoding glycosyltransferase yields MDPLSLGLFLILLWDGYFFFNYIISLFRNYRIREWEPKVSIIIPAYNEGEKVLKAINSALSQDYPDFEVIVVDDGSEDNTFKVANSVNDPRLRVYRVAHGGKAKALNFGLSKASGEIVVTTDADSYLERDAVKELVRRFYSNEIFGVGGQVRVSGGSFLEMAQDAEHLRIAMFRRAKEFDDLSVAPGPVSAFRREALERIGGFVEDIVEDYATTKALKAFGKVVYAPGARVWTEMPKSIGVLWRQRKRWFLGDLMNLGGGFTKDWAFLILGDVVAFLDVIVPPLLLVTGNFTLFALWWFFETLTMLLPTLFEGGRLINALLFPIIVWFWAAFYLTLHIYGYLSVLLERV; encoded by the coding sequence ATGGATCCTCTTTCCCTTGGCCTCTTCCTCATCCTGCTTTGGGACGGCTACTTTTTCTTCAATTACATAATTAGCCTTTTCCGTAATTACAGAATTCGGGAGTGGGAGCCGAAGGTCTCCATTATAATCCCTGCCTACAACGAGGGTGAGAAGGTTCTCAAGGCGATCAACTCAGCCCTTTCACAGGATTATCCGGACTTTGAGGTCATAGTGGTAGATGATGGGAGTGAAGACAACACCTTTAAGGTTGCCAATTCCGTCAACGATCCGAGGCTCAGGGTTTACAGGGTGGCGCACGGTGGAAAGGCCAAAGCTTTGAACTTCGGCCTCTCGAAGGCTAGTGGGGAGATTGTAGTCACAACCGACGCCGACAGTTATCTCGAACGAGATGCCGTTAAGGAGCTGGTGAGACGCTTTTACTCCAACGAAATTTTCGGTGTCGGCGGACAGGTTCGCGTCTCTGGAGGCTCTTTCCTTGAGATGGCACAGGACGCGGAGCACCTCAGAATAGCCATGTTCCGCCGGGCAAAGGAGTTCGATGACCTGAGCGTCGCACCCGGGCCGGTTTCTGCCTTCAGAAGGGAAGCCCTTGAGAGGATCGGCGGCTTTGTTGAGGACATCGTCGAGGACTATGCCACTACAAAGGCGCTAAAAGCGTTTGGAAAAGTCGTCTATGCCCCAGGGGCAAGGGTCTGGACAGAGATGCCGAAGAGCATTGGTGTGCTCTGGCGCCAGAGGAAGCGCTGGTTCCTCGGCGACCTGATGAACCTCGGCGGTGGTTTCACCAAGGACTGGGCCTTTTTGATTCTCGGGGATGTTGTGGCGTTCCTTGACGTGATCGTTCCACCCCTCCTTCTTGTCACCGGGAACTTTACCCTCTTCGCCCTCTGGTGGTTCTTCGAGACCCTCACTATGCTTTTACCGACTCTCTTCGAGGGGGGAAGGCTGATAAACGCTCTCCTGTTCCCGATAATCGTCTGGTTCTGGGCGGCCTTTTACCTTACCCTCCACATCTACGGCTACCTCTCGGTGCTCCTTGAGAGGGTATAA
- a CDS encoding inorganic phosphate transporter, whose amino-acid sequence MITALFMAWAIGANDSAKAVGTAVGSGVIGFKRAVLLICVFTTLGVFLGGSGVSGTVSGLAEGMSAGEVGLVLFSAASAVTIASLWGRPISTTQSIIGGLVGASLALGLPVDWWTVGRIASAWVLSPIVAALFALAVYRLYKPLLGKIKCLRNLELTQKWLVFTAAAFSAFNLGANELSNVAGLMEGLGINGPFKLLLALTLTLGALTFSYDVMMTVGRDISPLGPTSAFSSQFGASLAVSAANLIGLPVSSGQAIVGAISGLGVYKGEHVNVKLLVGIVKGWIIAPVFAGAISYLLITVLA is encoded by the coding sequence ATGATAACGGCGCTCTTCATGGCGTGGGCGATAGGCGCGAACGACAGTGCAAAGGCGGTTGGCACAGCCGTTGGGTCGGGAGTCATAGGCTTCAAGAGGGCAGTGCTCCTAATATGTGTATTCACCACCTTAGGCGTTTTTCTCGGCGGCTCCGGCGTTTCCGGAACGGTCTCCGGGCTGGCCGAGGGTATGTCTGCTGGCGAGGTCGGTCTCGTTCTCTTCAGCGCGGCCTCGGCCGTGACCATCGCGAGCCTGTGGGGAAGGCCAATCTCAACGACCCAGTCCATAATAGGCGGCCTCGTCGGGGCTTCCCTCGCCCTCGGACTGCCGGTTGACTGGTGGACTGTCGGCAGAATAGCATCGGCGTGGGTTCTCTCACCGATCGTCGCCGCTCTCTTCGCGTTGGCCGTCTACAGGCTCTACAAGCCCCTGCTAGGGAAGATAAAGTGCCTGCGAAACCTTGAACTGACCCAGAAGTGGCTCGTCTTCACGGCGGCAGCCTTCTCGGCCTTCAACCTCGGCGCCAACGAGCTCTCCAACGTCGCCGGGCTGATGGAAGGGCTTGGAATAAACGGTCCGTTTAAGCTCCTCCTGGCGCTCACCCTTACACTGGGGGCGCTGACCTTCAGCTACGACGTTATGATGACGGTCGGAAGGGATATCTCCCCCCTCGGGCCGACCTCGGCCTTTTCGAGCCAGTTCGGAGCATCTCTGGCCGTCAGCGCGGCCAACCTGATAGGCCTGCCAGTCAGCTCTGGTCAGGCCATAGTCGGCGCCATAAGCGGCCTTGGAGTATACAAGGGTGAGCATGTAAACGTCAAACTCCTCGTGGGAATCGTGAAGGGGTGGATAATAGCCCCGGTTTTCGCGGGTGCGATATCCTACCTCCTCATCACGGTTTTAGCTTAG
- a CDS encoding riboflavin synthase yields the protein MFSGIVEGTGRARYSAGRLYVELPFEVKPGDSVAVNGACLTVVEFDGRKALFDVGEETLRRTNLREAKVVNLERALKLGERLNGHIVTGHVDGTVRFLTARSSRNTTLMAFEMPAERWGVAEKGSIALNGVSLTVARVEANRFWVQVIPYTLKNTNLGLLRPGERVNYEIDVLARYVKRIMEAGV from the coding sequence ATGTTCAGCGGAATCGTTGAGGGAACGGGAAGGGCCCGCTACTCCGCTGGAAGGCTCTACGTCGAGTTACCCTTCGAGGTCAAACCCGGGGATAGCGTCGCCGTTAACGGGGCCTGCCTAACGGTGGTCGAGTTCGACGGGAGAAAGGCTCTCTTCGACGTCGGTGAGGAGACCCTGAGGAGGACGAACCTGAGGGAAGCCAAGGTGGTGAATCTCGAGAGGGCTTTGAAGCTCGGCGAAAGGCTCAACGGACACATCGTTACCGGCCACGTGGACGGGACGGTGCGCTTTCTGACGGCAAGGAGCTCAAGGAACACTACCTTGATGGCCTTCGAGATGCCGGCCGAGAGGTGGGGCGTTGCCGAGAAGGGCTCCATAGCCCTAAACGGAGTTTCCCTCACCGTTGCGAGGGTAGAAGCCAACCGCTTTTGGGTCCAGGTAATTCCGTACACCCTCAAAAACACCAACCTCGGTCTCCTGAGGCCTGGTGAGAGGGTGAACTACGAGATTGACGTCCTGGCCAGATACGTAAAGCGCATCATGGAGGCAGGGGTATGA
- a CDS encoding bifunctional 3,4-dihydroxy-2-butanone-4-phosphate synthase/GTP cyclohydrolase II: MNWEEIRKAVLDGKPVVLIDDRREFEADLIYPAEIASSEVVSFMLSAKGLLCLTMDMDEALKRGFFSLPTKEGETNFLIPVDYRETFTGITAEERALTARKIAEGLDIEAFRYPGHLPLLGGVGLNRRKGHTESSLELMGFLGFKRYALIVEILDEKGNSHNRDYALNFAREHGLPVLTTDDVWKEFVRRKGLIKVYANARLPTRYGEFRIIAFDNELDFREHVAIVKEPYGEVPLVRIHSKCLTGDTLTSLKCDCGSQLAHALMMIAQEGGIFLYMDQEGRAIGLKEKIKAYELQDKGLDTVEANEALGHNADERTYEAAFQMLRALGVSKVKLITNNPAKAKALEEFGIEVVEIIPAPGEVTEHNRPYLRVKAEKLGHRLPFEV, encoded by the coding sequence ATGAACTGGGAGGAGATCAGGAAAGCCGTGCTCGATGGGAAGCCGGTCGTTTTGATAGACGACAGGAGGGAGTTCGAAGCGGATTTGATTTATCCCGCGGAGATAGCTTCGTCCGAGGTCGTCAGCTTCATGCTCTCGGCCAAGGGGCTTCTCTGCCTCACGATGGACATGGACGAGGCTCTAAAGCGGGGCTTCTTCTCCCTCCCGACCAAGGAGGGCGAGACGAACTTCCTGATTCCGGTTGATTACAGGGAGACGTTCACGGGAATAACCGCGGAGGAGAGGGCTTTAACCGCTCGAAAAATCGCCGAGGGGCTGGACATCGAGGCCTTCCGCTACCCCGGTCATCTTCCGCTTCTCGGCGGAGTGGGCCTCAACAGGCGGAAGGGACACACCGAGAGCTCGCTGGAGCTGATGGGGTTCCTCGGCTTCAAGCGCTACGCCCTGATCGTGGAGATTCTCGACGAGAAGGGTAATTCCCACAACAGGGACTACGCGCTCAACTTCGCGAGGGAGCACGGTTTGCCTGTCCTTACAACCGACGACGTCTGGAAGGAGTTCGTGAGGAGGAAGGGGCTGATTAAAGTTTACGCCAACGCGAGACTGCCGACGCGCTACGGCGAGTTCAGAATCATAGCCTTCGACAACGAGCTGGACTTCAGGGAGCACGTAGCGATAGTGAAGGAGCCCTACGGCGAGGTTCCGCTGGTAAGGATCCACTCGAAATGCCTGACCGGGGACACCTTGACCTCTCTCAAGTGCGACTGCGGCAGTCAGCTGGCCCATGCCCTAATGATGATAGCCCAGGAGGGAGGCATATTCCTCTACATGGACCAGGAGGGCAGGGCAATAGGGCTGAAGGAGAAGATAAAGGCCTACGAGCTCCAGGATAAGGGCCTCGACACGGTTGAGGCAAACGAGGCGCTCGGCCATAATGCCGACGAGAGAACCTACGAAGCTGCGTTCCAGATGCTCCGTGCTTTAGGAGTCTCCAAGGTCAAGCTAATCACCAACAACCCGGCAAAAGCCAAAGCCCTCGAGGAGTTCGGAATCGAGGTCGTCGAGATCATTCCAGCTCCGGGCGAGGTTACGGAGCACAACAGACCTTACCTCAGGGTGAAGGCTGAGAAGCTCGGCCACAGGCTGCCCTTCGAGGTTTAG